The genomic window TGGGGAGTGAAGCTGCTCGGTGCTGGCACTGATCCATGGGAAAGGGCAGGATCCACAGCAGGAGACAGGGTTGGATCAGGATGGGGGGACGCAGGGGGTATAACCCCCCCAGGCGCTGGTGGAAGCCACTgggtctcctccagctccaagtCTGAGGATGGACatggttagtgtttgatgggaatggttggactcgatgatccggtgggtcttttccaacctggtgattctatgatgctccATCCCccaggatgctggggggggtgCAGACCCTGACCAGCGCCCACCTCCCTTGCTGAcagcagcacccatgggtgctcccAAGCCCTGCACCCACCCCCTTGCCCCATCGCATCCCCAGGAGCCccagcagcacttcagaaatCCCAGTTTTATTTCAGATCAGAAACAACCaaccaggaagaaaaaaaaaaaaaaaaagaaatttaaaaaaaaaaaacaaacccaaaccaaaaaacaattCCAAAGAATGAGAAACGGCCCCAAATCCGAACCAGTCCAGTGCCCAGGTGGGTGCTACATACAGGCTGGGGGGTTCAGGGATGTGGGGCGAGCGGCCCCGGCCGGCACAGGCTCCCCAGCCTCGGGGTCGCTGCGGCTGTTCCCGGGGGAATCAGCTCAAAGTGCATCAAGCAGGAGGTCAGCGTCGTCCCCACCACGGgcaggtggggaaactgaggcacggggcaGCGgggtgggagggaaaaaaaatccagccctTGGCAGCCAAGTCCATGCAAACGCTCCCATCTCAGACTAGAAACCATCTCAGGCGCGAGTATTGCTTAGGGgatgatttggtttttttatcatAAATATAGAGCTAGAGACGCTGGGATCGGTGGATCCGACGGGATCCTCCGCCCGGGAGCAATCGGCCCCCGGCGCGGGGAAGGGCAGCACACGGGGCTCCATGCACGTTACATGCACTTACGGGGTTGGTTTTTCTGGCAAGGGAGAGGgtgttttttgtgtgtgtttgtgtgtcttTATCAAAGTTCCCGTGTTCTGCGAGCAGCCATGCGATCGCATCGCCCCGGGACGGCAGGGACCCGGCGTTGAGTCCACCCTCCTCGGGTTTGCCCCCTCCCGGGGGGCGAGTTTTGCGTTTCCGACTCAAACACGGATCGATCGGTCTCTCTCCGTCCTCCCCGCTGCGGTCGTGGGTCCCCGTCGCGGGCGCTCGGGGCGGCTCCCCCGCTACTTCATGCCGCTGCGCAGCACCTGGTTGGCGGCGATGAGCATCACGCTGATGATGAAGGCGATGGCGAAGGCGCAGATGAGGCTCTTGCGCACGCAGGTCTGGCGGATCTGCTGGCTGGAGCAGGCTGCGGGGAGAGCCCAGGGGTTACCCCGACGCCCGCTGCCGTCCCCGGTGGGGATTCGGCATCCCCGGCGGCCTGGCACTCACTCTCCACGTCGACGGGGCACTCCTCGGCCGTGCCCATGTGGCTCTCCTCCTCCGTCATGATGATGTTCTCGATGTCCTTCATGGAGAGGTGCTCGCAGAAGGTCTCGTACAGCAGCCGCTTCAGCTCGTCCACCGTCAGCTTCTGCATGTCGCACTGCGGGGAGCGGGCAGGGGGGACGGGGACGGTGTGGGGCTGCCCAGCACCCTCGGGTGCTGCGGTTTGGCTAGATCCCCCCATTTTCGAGGAGGAAAGGGCTGGTGGCCTCTGAGCCCTGGGAAGAGCAGGGCTGGTGGCTCCCAAGAAGGGTGCCCGGTGGGTGCTGGTGCCGTGCGTCACCTCAGTCGAGGCGGGGACAGAAAAGGCTGGTGTAACCACGAGCCAAACCTTTCACTAACCCGGACGTCGAGCCTGAGCTTGAACTTGACCCTCAACCTAACTCCAGTCTCACCTTCAACCTTAAACCCAACCCTAAACACCAGGGgacatttaggctggacattaggaaaaaattcttcacggaaagggtcattgggcactggaacaggctgcccagggagggggttgagtccccttccctggagctgtttaaggcacgggtggacgaggtgctaagggacatggtttagtgtttgataggaatggttggactcgatgatccggtgggtctcttccaacctggttattctatgattctatgattctatgattctaatgctaaacctgaccctgacccttactctaATCCTTCCATCCCCTCTAGCCCAGACCTGGAGCCTGAGCTTGAACTTGACCCTCATCTAACTCCAATCCTGACCCCAACCTGGACCTGACACTAACCTTATCCTaaatctgaccctgaccccaacgTTGACCCCAATCTAGGGTGCGATCCTGGTCCTAACCTCCACCCTCACCCCAACTCCAGCCTTGACCCTAACCCCAACCTTTCACCCTGACCCCAATCCCAACCTTGACCCTAACCTCATCCCCAGCCCTGACCCTGAACCGGAGCTCTCggtatggggctgggggtgctgccccctgggtgggatctggggggtccCTACCTTCCAGAAGACAGTGTCGAAGTCGGTGCCGTGGAACTTCTCTGGGATGCCCGAGGTGGACAGCTTGGGCCCCAGCAACGTCACGAACTCCTCAAAGTCCACCTGTCCGTCGCCTGTGGGACCCAGAGGCAGCTGTCACCCCCAGCCCACGCACAGCAGGGTCCCCATGGGGCTGCttcggggtggggggacacCCTGCCTGGGCTTGGTGATGCTCCCCTCATCCTGCACAGGCTGGGGCAGGTGCTGCTCCAAGCCTCGGTGGGTTCTGGGGGGACCCCACTCCTGGGCTCAGCACCCAGAGCTCCCCGATCCCACCAAGGAGCCACTAACAGTGACTCCATGATGACCAGGGGCAACAGACAAGGTACCGCAGGACCTCAGACTCAGAATTCAGTGGACAGAGATCTCCAAGCTGACTGGGGACCCCCCAATACCACCCAGGCAGCGACCCCAACACAAGCTGGGGACCTCCAGCGCAGTTTGGGTTGTTCCAACACTGACCAGGACGCCCGACACTGGTTGGAACCCTCAATGCCATTTGGGAACTCCAAGGGCTGGCTGAGGAGCCCCAACATCATCTGGGGACCCCTAACATCATCTGGGCACCTTCAACATCACCTGGGGACCCCTAACATCATCTAAGGACCCTCCAATGTCAGCTGAGCCCACGATGCTGGCTGGGGATGCCCAGTGCTGTCCAGGACCCTGAACGCCAGCTGGAATCCCAATTCCAGCTGGGACCACCATGGCATTTGGGGGCCCCCATGGCTTTGGGGTCCCTCGTGGTGGCCGTGACCCCAGGAGGAGCCACCAGGCTGGCCGCGTCCTGCGGCTGCAGAGGACGCTGGTGTCAGGGCTGTCACGCTGGCACTAACGATGAGTAATGAAGGGAGCGGCAGCATGGCAGCGCTGCCAGAAAGGCTTTTaaataggggggaaaaaaaaggaaaccaatAAATTAACGAGCTCTTTAAGGTCCTGAGGAGCGCGGGAGCGATGGGGACAGGGCGGTGGTGACAGTGGGTGCTGCAAGCGCGTGGCCAGCCTGGCTCACCGGGGTAAGAGCATGGTCTGGGGTGCAGgatccagccccagcagctcgGTCCCAGCTGGTGTGCTGAGCTGGGAAAGGCACCATTCCCACTCATAAATACTCCAGGAGCTTTAAATTCtcccaagaaagctggggtggCGAGGATGGTGATGATCATGGATGCTCGGGGCACAAGGCAGAGCTGGGATCAGGTCCTCCCACATCCCGGGTccagcagccagtggagcagaAATGGGGCAAATGGGGTGTTTCACCCGGgcagggggttccagggggtcCCATCCCGAGGTTTTGGGGTCCTACCATCCATGTCCAGGCGCTGGATGATGACCTCGAGCTCCACCTCGTTGGGCATGTAGCCCAGCGAGCGCATGGCCGTGCCCAGCTCCTGCTTGGAGATGAAGCCGTTGCCATCCCGGTCGAACACCTTGAAGGCTTCACGGATCTCTGCGGGAGGAGTGGAGATGAGTCTGGTTGCTCCCCCAGCCTTGGGCCCCACGACTCCCCCGTGGGCAGCGCTGGTGGCCCCAAATGAACCTCCCATCCCTCTGGTCATGGTGGGATTAGCCCTacagaggggaaactgaggcatcgctctgtgtccctgtcctcTGGGGGGTGTAATGGGCTGGGGGAGGGTAAtagcaggggaggaggaggagggtttgGGTGCTGGGGTCCCAGGACGGGGTGCAAGGCAGCGGTAGGGGGTCTGTGCGCACCTCCCCACCTCTCCCAACCTCCCCAGGAAGGGTCTGACCTCCTCGAGGTGGCACCAATGCAATTCAAGGTCTTTGCTTCAACTCCAGCCACCCACACGCAGCACCCACCCCGTCCTTGCCACCAACAAACCCTCcatagccagaaaaaaaaaggcattctgCCCCAAAAACGCCTTCCTTGGGCATGGGTGAGCTCGAGGGGGGAGCTGCAAGTGGGGAGACCCCCACACTGCTGCAAGACTCAGCTGGGAACATCCCCAGCACCCACGTCTTCCCCTGGGGACTTTGCACCCACCCCAAGGTTACAGGATCGGTGCCGGAGCTGCGCCACAAAAAAAATGACTAGCTCTCACCAGGATGGATTTGGTGCTCATCCCTCTTCCATGCAGAGGAagatgggatggagctggagggaaaggaggaggatttgggcTTTCTGACTCCAAAATGTGCCCCTGGGACACAGGGAAAGATCCCTGCGGAGTGGGAGGGAGAAGCCTTGAGAGCAgcaggtaaactgaggcacggtGCTTGCTATCACCCACTCAAAAGCCTCACGGTGCCTATCGGCTCCATCCTGCTGCTTTGGGGCAGCATCCATTGGGGCTTTGATGCTTTTTGGAAGagcttctgccttttttatgCCTCCTGACActccaggctgctgggaaagaAGAGACCAGGAGGGTTTGTATCC from Phaenicophaeus curvirostris isolate KB17595 chromosome 17, BPBGC_Pcur_1.0, whole genome shotgun sequence includes these protein-coding regions:
- the CABP7 gene encoding calcium-binding protein 7 → MPFHPVTAALMYRGIYTVPNILAEQHPVEIPEDELEEIREAFKVFDRDGNGFISKQELGTAMRSLGYMPNEVELEVIIQRLDMDGDGQVDFEEFVTLLGPKLSTSGIPEKFHGTDFDTVFWKCDMQKLTVDELKRLLYETFCEHLSMKDIENIIMTEEESHMGTAEECPVDVETCSSQQIRQTCVRKSLICAFAIAFIISVMLIAANQVLRSGMK